The Neisseria subflava genomic interval GAGATTTGGACACAAGACATTATGATTTAAATCAACTGTGAAATCAGGTTTGGATAGCGTATGTTTTAGTTAACATAATTTAACCATATAAAATATCAAGTTAATCAGCGGGTTATCTTTTCTAGCTTGATAATATGAGAATAGTTATTATCTATTAAATTTATAGATTTTTACAATAAAAGGTCGTCTGAAACCTGTTTCAGACGACCTTTTATCATGTACCAATTTAAAATCTATATTTACGAAAAACGTTTTAGTAATACCCAAATAACACTCATCTATTATTTACCCATACATACTTGCTAAAGACCATTTTTCCATTATGCATTGCCAACCCACCCAAAAATTTGATAATAATGCAAACAACATCTAAGCCGTGTATATATCATGAAACACAAAACAGCCTTTAAGCCCATAGTTATCAGTATTGTGCTTTCTATCCTTCTGATTACAACAGCTGTATTTTTTGCCCGTCATCACAACTCTATCCCAAGTATTAATACCGATTTCCTACAACAGGAGATTACCGAACCCGAAGAACCATCTCCGCAAATTGTCCAATCTGCACGAAATCAAATTGGTAAAACCCTTTGTTACGACCCAGCTTACACGAAGCTCACTTATCCGATGGGCGATGTACCGATGGAAAAAGGCGTTTGCACAGACGTGGTCATCCGTGCATTGCGTGAGCAAAATATAGATTTGCAAGAGCTTGTTCATCAAGACATGAGCCGTAACTTTTCTGTCTATCCGAAACGCTGGGGTTTGAAACAACCCGATACCAATATCGACCACCGCCGCGTCCCTAACCTAATGACTTATTTCACGCGTCAAGGCTGGGCCGTTCAAGACACAAACTATCAAGCCGGAGATATCGTAACTTGGGAGTTAAAAGGCAACCGTCCCCATATCGGCATTGTCTCCGATCGAAAAATCGGCGACAGGCCACTGATTATCCATAATATCGGTTTGGGAACCCGTGAAGACGATGTCCTCTACCGCTACACCATTACCGGACATTTCAGACTTCCCGTTCAATAAATCATGAGACTACTGAAAGATTCACTTCAATATCATACCTAATCTGTAATTTTGCGCTTTTTTTACAATCCACCTTTCGAGGCCGTCTGAAACCATAGATGGAATAACCATCCGACAAAATATTAGAGACAGTGCGACATATTCCATATCACTGATATATATGATAGTGTGATGAACTTTTACGATTTTAATTATATTGGAATCATGGATGGAGAAAATCGGTAAGTGGATAAGCTATCGAAACTAAAGATTAAATATACAATTTTTATATCAATATTTTTTATCGTTTTTTAAAAGGGAGCTGAGTTTTATACATATACAGTCGATAATGTGCCTTCATATTTTATAGACTGGGAAAGGAATATTCCTTTCTTGCCCATATTTATGTTGCCTTATATGACGTCACCGTTTTTCTTCTTGGTCACTATATTTTTGGAAAAGAACGAAAGCAGTCTGAAATTACTGATAAAAAGAGCAGCCTTTTTAATCGGAGTTTCTACTGCTCTATTTGTAATATTTCCTATGAAATTTTATTTTCCCAAGCCTGAAGTCGATAACCAAATTTTAAAATCCTTCTTTTATATTTTGGGAAAATTGGACAGTAGTTTTAATCAATGCCCGTCATTACATGTGAGTTTCGCTTTTCTTTCGGCTGAGGTTTATTGTAGAGAATTCAAATCCAAATTCTTAAAATCATTTTTTGGTATATGGGGGTTTTTACTCGCCATTTCGGTCTTATTTGTCTATCAACACCATTTAATCGATTTCGTAGGGGGAACATTGATATTTTTAATCACTTGCATCATTTTCCCAAGAAAAAAGACAGTTTAAGCGTTTTGTCACAGAATCTTAGAAAACCCTACAACAACGATTGAACCATAGTTCAAACATACAAAAAGGCCGTCTGAAACCATTTCAGACGGCCTTTTACTTTTACCTAACCCTCTTTATTTAACCGCAACCGCCGCATTTGCCGCAGCCGCTGCTGCAGTCGCGTTTTTTCGGTTTGAACACGAATTTTCGCAAGAGGAAGAATACGCAGGTGAGCATAATTAAGCCGACGATAATATATTGAGTCATGACGATAGTATCCTTGAAGAAATTTGGTAAACCACGAATGCGGCAAAATAAGCCATCAGGAACAAATAGCCTGTAATCATAAGCATATTTTTCGTGGATTTGGTTTCGCGTTTAATTACGGCCAAAGTCGCAGCACACATCGGAGCATACACATACCAAGCCAAGAAAGCAAAGGCAGTCGGCAAGCCCCAGTTGTTGTGTACGATAGGAATCAGTGCGTTTTGTACCGCATCTTCAGACGACGCGCTGACGGCGTAAACGGTACCCAAAGCGGCGACAACTACTTCACGCGCGGCAATACCCGGAATCATGGCGATACACATTTCCCAAGTAAAGCCCAAAGGTGCAAACAACGGCTGAATAGCATGACCAAGCGTACCTGCCAAGCTGTAATCGATGGCTGCACCGGTTGCGCCTTCAGGCGGTTGCGGCCAGCTTACCAAGCCCCACAAAACTACGGCAAGGGCGAAGATAATCGTACCGGCGCGTTTGAGGAAGGCTTTTACCCTGTCCCACAGGCTGGTCATGATGTGTTTGAAGTTGGGCGTGCGGAAAGTCGGCAGTTCCATTAAGAGCGGGAATTGCTGCACGTTGCCTTTCATACGCGCCAAGCGTTTCATGATATACGCTGCCAAGGCGGCTGACAGGATGCCTGCGAGATAGAGGATGAACAGTGTCAGCCCTTGCAGGTTGAAAATTCCGCCTACTGTTCGGTCAGGAATGACGGCGGCGATAATCAGCGCGTAAACGGGCAGCCGCGCGGAGCAGGTCAGCAGCGGGGCGACGGCGATAGTAACGAGGCGTTCGCGCGGGTCATTAATCGTACGCGCCGACATCACGGCGGGAACGGCACAGGCGAAACTCGACAGAAGCGGGATAAACGAGCGTCCCGACAGGCCGCTTTTTGCCATCACGTTATCCAGCAGGAACGCCGCGCGCGGCAGGTAGCCTGAGTCTTCCAAAAGCAGGATGAAGGCGAACAAAATCGTAATCTGCGGCACGAACACCAACACGCTGCCCATACCGGCAATGACGCCGTTGACGAGCAAGTCGCTGAGGATGCCCGGCTCCATGTTGGCGCCTATCCATTCGCCCAGCGCGGTAAAGCCGCCTTCGATGGCGTCCATAATCGGCGCCGCCCATGTGTAAACCGCTTGGAACACCATAAACAGGATCACCAGCAGCATAATCATGCCCCAGACGGGGTGCAGCACGATGTCGTCGAGTTTTTTGTGCCATGCGGGCAGCGTCATCTGGGTGCGTACCACTTGTGCCAAAATCGATTCGACTTCTTGATAAAGTTTGTCGCTATCCAGCGCATCGAGCGTGCGTTCGGCAGAGGCGGGGTTTGCGGGGAAAGAGCGTTTGCGCGGCAGCTTCGCCACGGCTTCGCGTACAGCCTGTACGCCCGACGCGCTCACTGCAACTGTTTCCAAAACAGGTGCATCCAACAACTCGCTCAGTTTGGCCGCGTCGATATTCAAGCCCCTTTTGCGGGCCACGTCGCTCAAATTCAGCGACACCACCATAGGCAGTCCCAGCGTTTTCAGTTCCAAAATCATGCGCAGGGTCATACGCAGGTTGGTCGCGTCGGCAACGGCAATAATGGCATCGGGCGGAATGCCCATCTTGCCTACCATTACATCTTTCGCCACCGCTTCGTCGGGGCTGGTCGTGCGTAGGCTGTATGTACCCGGCAGGTCGATAATGCGGACGGCCTCGTCGTCGAGGAAGGCGCCCTCGCGCTTATCGACAGTTACGCCCGGATAATTGGCAACCTTGGCATGTGCGCCGGTCAAACCGTTGAACAAAACGGTTTTGCCGCAGTTTGGCGCGCCAATCAAGGCAAAATAGCTTAGTTCCATCATTTTTCCTTATTCTTTCAGACGGCCTTAAACGGCCTCAACGATACGACACATAATCTTCCCGGCCTCTTCCAAACGCAGGGAAAATTGGGATTGATTGCCCAAGCGTACTGCAAACGGTCCTCTTCCAAAACCGCCCACGGCAATCACTTGCAACGGCATTCCGCTGGAAAAACCCAAATCCGAAAGACGACGGGTTACCAAGGTATCCAAATCACCAAAAACAGGGTTGGGAGCAATGGAATCAATATGTACGACTGCGCCTTTTTTAAGGCTTGATAAAGGAATGGTAGACATAAGCCTCTCTTTTCATTTGTTTTAAAATCAGATTATTGAAAAAATGTGAGAAGTATGACGAGTGCGTGGCACATTTGAATTGAAAGATTGGTTATGAATGGCTATTTGCCCCTTCTTTCGATAAGTGCGGTTTGTTTTGAATACTGTGTTTCCGTTAATGATAAGGTATATCAATATAAAAATCAAATGTAACAAGATAAACTAAAAAGGCTGAAATCCTTTTATCATTAGGATTTCAGCCTTTTTATGCACTCAACAAACTAAAGGCCGTCTGAAAGGTTTCAGACGGCCTTCAAAATAAAAAACCGAATCAAATCGGTTTTTTATTCCCATTCAGGGAAAGACTCTAAATTACAGAGCGTCTTTCAATGCTTTACCGGCACGGAATTTAGGAGTTTTAGCAGCAGCAATAGTCAAAGGCTCGCCAGTTTTAGGGTTGCGGCCTTGACGTTCGGCGCGTTCGCCGACGTAGAAAGTACCGAAACCGACCAGAGTAACAGTGTCGCCGTTTTTCAACGCGTTGGTTACGGCATTAGTAGTAGCATCCAAAGCTTTTTGCGCAGCAGATTTGGAAATGCCGGCTTCTTGAGCAATTGCTTCGATCAATTCAGACTTGTTCACAATTAGTCCCTTCCTATCGTAAAAAATGATGAAATGCCCGAATACTCGGGGCTTAAGCACTTTTAAAGCACATACGCACTTTATAGCAATTCTGAAATTATCATGTCAAGTAAAAGATGTGGAATTGCCCTATTTTTGTGGCATTCAGGGCAAAACCACATTTTTTGCAACATCAGACGGCCAACTTAATGCTTGGTTGCTTTTGTTCTTGACTTCGCCTTAGAAGTTTGCGGGGTCTCGGCAACCGCCAATTCAGCCGCCCATTGCTCAGGCTGAGTTTCCAAGCCCAAAGCCAACACTTCATCAATCCATTTGACCGGATGAATGGTCAGACCGGTTTTGACATTTTCAGGGATTTCTTCCAAATCTTTGACGTTGTCTTTTGGAATCAATACATGCTTGATCCCGCCGCGCAAAGCAGCCAGCAGTTTTTCTTTCAAACCGCCGATAGGCAAAACTTCGCCACGCAAAGTGATTTCGCCGGTCATCGCCACGTCTGCACGCACCGGAATTTTGGTGAAGGCAGAAACCATCGCCAAAGTCATGGCGATACCTGCGCTCGGACCGTCTTTCGGCGTCGCACCTTCAGGCACATGGACGTGAATGTCTTTTTTCTCGTAAAAATCAGGAGCCAAACCCACTGACTCAGCACGGGAACGGACAACCGACCATGCGGCCGATACCGATTCTTTCATGACATCGCCCAGTTGGCCGGTACATTGAATCGTACCTTTGCCCGGCAAAGCAACCGCCTCAACAGTCAACAACTCACCACCGACTTCGGTCCAAGCCAAACCGGTTACCTGGCCGATACGGTTTTCGCTTTCAGCCACACCATAGTCGAAACGGCGCACGCCCAGATAGTCATGCAGATTTTTCTCAGTAACTTTAATCGCTTTAGGCTTGGCCTTGCTTACTGTTTTGGATTTGGACGCTTTTTTCTTGTCCTCATTCAAAGTAACCTGCATTACCACTTTGCGGCAGATTTTGGCAATTTCGCGATCCAACGAGCGGACACCGGCCTCGCGGGTGTAGTAACGGATAATATCGCGCACCGCACTTTTATCAACCACCAACTCACCCTCTTTTACACCATTGCGCTTCATTTGTTTCGGCACAAGGTATTGCATGGCGATATTGATTTTTTCGTCTTCCGTATAACCGGACAGACGGATAATTTCCATACGGTCAAGCAGCGGAGTCGGGATATTCAAGCTGTTTGAAGTGGCAATAAACATCACATCGCTCAAATCATAATCGACTTCGGCATAGTGGTCGGCAAACTTGTTGTTTTGCTCAGGATCCAGCACTTCAAGCAATGCACTGGCCGGATCACCACGGAAATCGCTGCCCATCTTGTCGATTTCATCGAGCAAGAACAATGGATTTTTCACACCGACTTTCGCCATGTTTTGCAGGATTTTGCCCGGCATAGAGCCGATATAGGTACGGCGGTGGCCGCGGATTTCGCTTTCATCACGCACGCCGCCCAACGCCATACGCACATATTGGCGGCCTGTGGCTTTGGCAATCGACTCACCCAAGGAAGTTTTGCCCACCCCTGGAGGACCAACCAGGCACAAAATCGGGCCTTTGAGCTTGTCCATACGTTTTTGAACAGCCAAATATTCCAAAATACGTTCTTTGACTTTTTCCAATCCATAGTGGTCGGCATTCAAAATCAAATCAGCCTTGGCAATATCTTTGCTGACTCGGGATTTTTTCTTCCACGGCAACTCAAGCAAAGTATCGATATAGTTGCGCACGACGGTCGATTCCGCAGACATCGGCGGCATCATTTTCAGTTTTTTCAATTCAGACAGACATTTTTCTTCAGCCTCTTTGCTCATGCCTGCTTCTTTGATTTTGTTTTCCAGCGCATCCAGCTCGCCACGCTCGTCCTCTTCGCCCAACTCTTTCTGAATCGCTTTCACTTGCTCATTTAAGTAATACTCGCGTTGGGATTTTTCCATTTGACGTTTCACGCGGCCACGGATGCGTTTCTCAACCTGCATGATGTCGAGTTCGGCTTCCAACTGCGCCAGCAAAAATTCCAAACGGTCAACAATGCCGGCAGTCTCCAATACATATTGACGCTGCTCCAATTTCAGCTGCAAATGCGCGGCAATGGTATCTGCAAGACGGCTGTTGTCATCGATACTGCTGATGGTACTGATGACTTCGGCAGGGATTTTTTTGTTCAACTTCGCATATTGCTCAAATTGAGTCAGCAGAGTACGGCGCAAGGCCTCAATTTCAGGATTGTCCTTGTCGCTATTCTCATCAATCGCCTCAACATGAGACAAAAACAATCCGCCTGTTTCATCAACCGTCAACGCACGCGCACGACGAATGCCTTCTACCAATACTTTAACCGTACCGTCAGGCAGCTTCAAAACCTGCAAAACTTGGGCGACTGTACCGGTTTGGTGCAAGTCTTCAGCTTTAGGATCTTCTGTATTAGGGTCAAGCTGGGCCAACAGGAAAACCGGATCATCATTGGCCATTGCCGCCTCAAGGGCCGCAATCGATTTAGGACGACCGACGAACAGCGGCAATACCATATGCGGATACACCACAACATCGCGTAAAGGCAAGGTAGCCAGCGCACTGTATTCCTCGAAATATTTGTCTTTTGTCGGCATAGTTAGAAATCTCAATCATTGTTAAATCAGAATGTAGCTCAAAATTGGGCTGAAGCGCTGCATTTCAAGACTTGAAAACAGCTTATCCGCACCTATTTTCGAAAACATCATTTTTAATAGCCCGATATGGACGTTTACGATAAAATATATCGGATTTCGGGCCGTCTGAAAACTTCTCAGACGGCCCGAGCAAACCAAACAAGGTAGTAAAAAACCATGACAGACTCAACTGAAAAAAAATCACTGATTGAATTCCCCTGCACTTTCCCCTTGAAAGTTATGGGCGCAGTTCATCCCGAATTTGAATCCGCCATCTTGGAAACCGTGCGCAAACACGCTCCCGATACCGAGCCGCACCACATTACTACACGCCCAAGCAGCAAAGGCAACTATACCGGCGCAACCGTCAAAGTAAATGTCGACAACCAAGAGCAGCTCGACAATATCTACCGCGACCTGACTTCACACGAATTGGTAAAAGTGGTGCTGTAATGAAAATCGTGCACAAAGGCTTGGTCGATTACCTGCCGACTTTCGAAGCCATGAAGGCATTTAATGCCTCGCGTGACGAAAATACCGAAGACGAATTATGGGTGGTCGAACATCCGCCCGTATTTACCCAAGGCTTGGCCGGAAAACCCGAACACCTCCTCATCCGCGACGATATTCCCGTTGTCCAAATTGACAGAGGCGGTCAAATTACCTATCACGGCCCCGGCCAACTGGTCGTCTATACGATGATCAATTTCAAACGCCGTAAAACCAGTGTCCGCCACATCGTTTCCGCACTTGAAAACAGCATCATCGCCACCTTGGCAGAATATGGCATCGAAGCAGCCGCCGATCCCAAACGCCCCGGCGTTTATGTCGGAGAGCGTAAAATCGCTTCCCTTGGCCTGCGTATCAAAGACGGATCCATTTACCACGGTTTGGCGCTTAATGTGAACATGGATTTAAGTCCGTTTACCCATATCAACCCCTGCGGTTATGCCGGTATGGAAATGACCCAAATTGCCGACTATGTCTCTCCGGCACCTAGTTTGGTAGAAGTTTCAGACAAACTGACCAAGCATTTACAAAAAGAGCTGGCATAAGGTCGTCTGAAAATATTCAGCCCCAATGCCACCTTTTAACTGCCCCTCTGAACCCACAAGCCCTTAGGCCATAAAGGCCGCAATCAGCTTTTCAGACGGCCTTTATAACGACAGAAAGAACACATCACCATGAGTGAAGAAGTAAAAAACGACCCCAAACGCGGCATCAAACTAAAAGGCGCGGACAAAACTGCACGCATTCCGATTAAAGTTGTTCCATTGGAACAAAAATTGAAAAAGCCCGAATGGATCCGCGCCAAATTACCGGGCAAGAAATTCTTTGAAATCAAAAACATTCTTCGCGAACAAAAAATGCATACCGTGTGCGAAGAAGCATCTTGTCCAAATATCAGCGAATGCTTTACCAAGGGTACGGCCACATTCATGATCATGGGCGATATTTGTACCCGCCGTTGCCCGTTCTGCGACGTTGGCCATGGCCGCCCCAACATGTTGGATCCTGACGAGCCTAAACACTTGGCCGAATCCGTCAAATCCATGAACCTGCGCTATGTCGTGATTACTTCCGTCGACCGTGACGACCTGCGTGACGGCGGCGCCCAACACTTCGCCGACTGCATTAAAGCCATCCGCGAAACCAGCCCAAATACCAAAATTGAAATCCTTGTTCCCGATTTCCGCGGCCGTCTGGACATCGCACTGGAAATTTTGGCAGAAACACCACCCGACGTGATGAACCACAACTTGGAAACCCATCCAAGCCTGTATAAAAAAGCCCGTCCGGGTGCCAACTACCAACATTCCCTCGAGCTTCTGCGCCGCTACAAAGAAATGATGCCTCATATCCCGACCAAATCCGGCATCATGGTCGGCTTGGGCGAAACAGACGAGGACGTACGCGAAATCATGCGCGATATGCGTGCCAACAATATCGAGATGATTACCATCGGCCAATATCTGCAACCTTCAGACGGCCACTTGCCCGTCTTGCGCTATGTAACGCCTGACCAATTCAAAGTTTTTGAAAAAGAAGCATACGAATTAGGCTTTACCAATGCCGCCATCGGCGCAATGGTTCGCTCCAGCTACCACGCAGACGAGCAAGCAGCCGAAGCTTTGCGTGAAACCCACGGCGGTTGCAGCCATCACTAAGGTTTAAATTATATAAGGCCGTCTGAAAAAACAGTTCCCTGATTTTTCAGACGGCCTTTATTTGGTCAAAATGACTATACAAGATTTTTTAGATTTAAAAAAATAAACCTTAGTCGGGCTCTATTGAGTCAATTTTAAGTAATACAAAAAAGCGGCAAAACAGGATAAACACTGTTTGCCGCTTTTTAATTTATTTCTTTATTTTACTTCTTCAACAATTTTGCCGCTTCAATCGCATAGTAAGTCAAAATACCATCGGCGCCGGCGCGTTTGAATGCCAACAGGCTTTCCAAAATGGTTTTTTCGCCATCAAGCCAACCGTTTTGAATGGCAGCCTGAAGCATGGCATATTCGCCGGAAACTTGGTAAGCATAAGTCGGTACGCCGAACTCATCTTTAACTCGGCGGACGACATCCAGATACGGCAGACCTGGTTTTACCATTACCATATCTGCACCCTCTTGAATATCCAATGCGACTTCGTGTAAGGCTTCGTTAGTGTTTGCAGGATCCATTTGGTAGGTTTTCTTGTCTGCCTTACCCAAATTGCCGGAGCTGCCGACAGCGTCGCGGAATGGGCCGTAGAATGCTGAAGCATATTTTGCCGAATATGCCATGATGCGTGTATGGATATGTCCGGCATCTTCCAAAGCTTCGCGAATGGCAAGAATACGCCCGTCCATCATATCTGATGGGGCAATGACTTGTGCGCCCGCATCAGCATGACACAAAGCCTGTTTTACTAAAACTTCAATGGTTTCATCGTTGAGGACATAGCCATTTTCATCGGTTAAACCGTCTTGGCCGTGAATGGTATAGGGATCCAAGGCAACGTCGGTCATGATACCCAGCTCTGGGAATTTCTCGCGCAGTGTTCGTACCACTGTCGGCACTAAGCCTTCAGGGTTATAAGCCTCCTCCGCAAATTCGGTTTTGTTTTGCGTTACCACGGGAAACAAAGCCAGCATAGGAATGCCGAGCTTCAGTGCTTCTTCAGCGGTAAACAACAATTTGTCCAAACTTTGGCGTTTGACGCCAGGCATGGATGGTACTGCCTCTTCCTGATTCTGACCTTCCAATACAAAAACCGGATAGATCAAATCATCTGCCGTCAAAGTATGCTCGCGCATCAGGCGACGTGAAAAATCGTCTTTACGCATACGGCGCATACGGGTGTTTGAGACATAACGCGGAGGGAAATTCATAATAATTGCCTTTAAATGATGAAATCTTAAAATCAGTCTTCGACTTGACGCATGGCCTTAACCGAACGCTTGATTTCGCTGAGCGTATTGGTTTTATAACCGCTACGTTCCTGTTCGGTCATGCCGTTTTGATCCAATTTGGCGATGTTTTTCAATGCCTCGGCATACTGGCCGTCTGAAAGTTTTTCCTGTTTGATGTGCCAACGGTTGTTCACTTCGGAAGCCGTCCACAAGCCTACTTTGTTGTAGTAGAACAAAATGCTTGCCGCTAGCGTTTTCATATCGCGGTCGGGCTTGGCACTGCCGATACTGCGGCCGATACGGTTGTTGCGTTGATCGACCGCTTGGTCGGCAAGGTAGCGGCTGAAGTAGTCGTCTTTACCTTCACGCAACTCCATATCCGTCAGACGCGCATTACCTGCTTTTTCTGCAATAATACTGTCGAATTTGGAAGCAATCGCCGCCTGCCACAATGCTTGGCGTACGGCATTGACTTGTGTCCCCCTGCTGTCGCCGTTTGCTTTATCGTCCAGACCTGAACGCTCGGCAAAACGTGCTGCATTGCTGGTCATATTGATTAAACCTTCGTCTTCCATGCCGATAACTTGGGCGGCTACGGGATGGTTCAGCGCGAATTGAGCCATTTTGCTACGGCGGCTTTGATCTTCCTGATAAGATTGACAACCGGACAATACCAGCATGCCGAGAACGGCGCATTGAATGTGTTTTTTAATATGTTTCATGATGTAACTATCGATATTATTGTGTGAGTTCAACTTCTTTGTTTAACATAGAAACGCCCGTAAGCGTAAAATAATTTCCATACGGCCAAATCGGCGCATGAATGGCTATTTTATAATAAAAATAAGGCCGTCTGAAAATTTTCAGACGGCATAAGTATTTTTAGCCTACCAAGCTGCGAATCTGCGGCCAATAAAACAGGCAGGCTATCGAGCAAATAGCAACGCTGATACCGGCTGCATTAATGCTGCTGATTTTTTCCTTAAATATTGCTGCACCAATCAGCGTACCCAAAACAATCACGCCAATATTCATACCGGCAAATACCAAGGTCGGATTATCTTTCATGATTTGGTGTGCAGAAATGTAGGTAACAATATTCAAAAAGTTCAGGCAACCCAAAATCATACCGCCCACTATGCCCTCTTTGGTCCATTTGCTTCCTTTGGCAAACAGGTAGCCAAACATCAAGATACCGGCCAAACAAAACGCCACCAGCAAATTACCGGCAAACGCGGTACCGCTTTTCGCCACTTGTTTGAACAAAATATCAATGACACCATAGCCGCACCAAACGCCTAAAAGCAGCATCACTTGCGTGCTAAAGCCGCCGGATTTCTTGCCGCCATCGCTTTTCCAAAGTAAGAAAAACAGTGCCGTAAATGCCAATACCAAACCAATCAGACGGCCTTCGGTCAGTTGCTCATGAAACAACGTAAACGAAGCAACAATGGGTAAAAACAGCGATAGGCGTTGCGCTGCATCCGACTTGACGATACCTGCTGCATCTACGGATTTGCCCATAATGACAAACACGCTTGGCAGCAAAATGCCCAAGGCCGCAAAAAGCCACCAAGTCGGCAAAAATACCTGCGGATTGCTCAAATCAGGCTTTAACACCAGCATGGTCAAAGTGATGGCAACGATATAGTTCACCGCCACCGCCTGCTCGATATTGATTTTTTGCTTGCGCGCCACTTTCAACAATACGGAAACCAACACGCTGCAAACGATACTTGCCAATAAATATGCCATGCTTTAAAACCATCCTTGAGTGGAGACGGGCTTATCTTCATTCAGTTTAATCAGTCCGATGACTACACGGTAAATAAACCAAATGGCAGTTACCAACAGAATCAACCAACCAATTAAGATCAGTGTAGTAAAAGTTCCCAAAACCGTACCCACCAAAGACACCCAAAATGTCTTAATCAAATAATCGATATGGCTGGCGTAAATACTACCTTGAGCCTCATCGCGTTTAACATACGCCATAATCACACCGACAACAGGGGTAAACAAAATTAATAAGCCCACAGCGTATGTAACATAAGCAATAAAAACATAGTTTTTCACGTCAGAGTTGGGCGTATTGACCACATTTGTCGCCATATTAGTGAAGTTGTCGGTATTGTTTTCCTGACGCTCGTACTGCATAGCCGCATCATAAGCCAGACGTTTTTCCGGATGAGACAATACTTCAAACGCCTGTCCGATGGCTTTAAACCGCTCCGCATCTTTCTGAATATCCGGATTAGCCACCAATTTGCCGTAAGCCTCGCGAATAACGTTGATATTAGCATCCTGAGAGACACCCAAGATTTCGTATAAATTTAATTGTTCCATCTGTATTCCTATCCTTTATGAATTGACTGCAACATGAACATTTTGCGGATTGAGCGTCCGCAGGTTTTCAGGCTTCATGCCCA includes:
- the lipB gene encoding lipoyl(octanoyl) transferase LipB, with product MKIVHKGLVDYLPTFEAMKAFNASRDENTEDELWVVEHPPVFTQGLAGKPEHLLIRDDIPVVQIDRGGQITYHGPGQLVVYTMINFKRRKTSVRHIVSALENSIIATLAEYGIEAAADPKRPGVYVGERKIASLGLRIKDGSIYHGLALNVNMDLSPFTHINPCGYAGMEMTQIADYVSPAPSLVEVSDKLTKHLQKELA
- a CDS encoding DUF6973 domain-containing protein, translating into MKHIKKHIQCAVLGMLVLSGCQSYQEDQSRRSKMAQFALNHPVAAQVIGMEDEGLINMTSNAARFAERSGLDDKANGDSRGTQVNAVRQALWQAAIASKFDSIIAEKAGNARLTDMELREGKDDYFSRYLADQAVDQRNNRIGRSIGSAKPDRDMKTLAASILFYYNKVGLWTASEVNNRWHIKQEKLSDGQYAEALKNIAKLDQNGMTEQERSGYKTNTLSEIKRSVKAMRQVED
- the hemB gene encoding porphobilinogen synthase, with product MNFPPRYVSNTRMRRMRKDDFSRRLMREHTLTADDLIYPVFVLEGQNQEEAVPSMPGVKRQSLDKLLFTAEEALKLGIPMLALFPVVTQNKTEFAEEAYNPEGLVPTVVRTLREKFPELGIMTDVALDPYTIHGQDGLTDENGYVLNDETIEVLVKQALCHADAGAQVIAPSDMMDGRILAIREALEDAGHIHTRIMAYSAKYASAFYGPFRDAVGSSGNLGKADKKTYQMDPANTNEALHEVALDIQEGADMVMVKPGLPYLDVVRRVKDEFGVPTYAYQVSGEYAMLQAAIQNGWLDGEKTILESLLAFKRAGADGILTYYAIEAAKLLKK
- the lipA gene encoding lipoyl synthase, yielding MSEEVKNDPKRGIKLKGADKTARIPIKVVPLEQKLKKPEWIRAKLPGKKFFEIKNILREQKMHTVCEEASCPNISECFTKGTATFMIMGDICTRRCPFCDVGHGRPNMLDPDEPKHLAESVKSMNLRYVVITSVDRDDLRDGGAQHFADCIKAIRETSPNTKIEILVPDFRGRLDIALEILAETPPDVMNHNLETHPSLYKKARPGANYQHSLELLRRYKEMMPHIPTKSGIMVGLGETDEDVREIMRDMRANNIEMITIGQYLQPSDGHLPVLRYVTPDQFKVFEKEAYELGFTNAAIGAMVRSSYHADEQAAEALRETHGGCSHH
- a CDS encoding DnaJ domain-containing protein gives rise to the protein MEQLNLYEILGVSQDANINVIREAYGKLVANPDIQKDAERFKAIGQAFEVLSHPEKRLAYDAAMQYERQENNTDNFTNMATNVVNTPNSDVKNYVFIAYVTYAVGLLILFTPVVGVIMAYVKRDEAQGSIYASHIDYLIKTFWVSLVGTVLGTFTTLILIGWLILLVTAIWFIYRVVIGLIKLNEDKPVSTQGWF
- a CDS encoding DMT family transporter, coding for MAYLLASIVCSVLVSVLLKVARKQKINIEQAVAVNYIVAITLTMLVLKPDLSNPQVFLPTWWLFAALGILLPSVFVIMGKSVDAAGIVKSDAAQRLSLFLPIVASFTLFHEQLTEGRLIGLVLAFTALFFLLWKSDGGKKSGGFSTQVMLLLGVWCGYGVIDILFKQVAKSGTAFAGNLLVAFCLAGILMFGYLFAKGSKWTKEGIVGGMILGCLNFLNIVTYISAHQIMKDNPTLVFAGMNIGVIVLGTLIGAAIFKEKISSINAAGISVAICSIACLFYWPQIRSLVG